In one Cloacibacillus porcorum genomic region, the following are encoded:
- a CDS encoding TRAP transporter large permease: MEAVILFSLLIVTIGLSIPIGITLGLSTGIAMWLTSDIPMVMLAQKSVTGLDSFPLLAIPFFILAGALMCNGGISRRLVNLAESLVGYITGGLAMVTVLACMFFAAISGSGPATVSAIGSFMIPSMKERKYDAGFAAAITAAAGTIGVIIPPSIPFVIYCIVAQCSIGDMFIAGIVPGVMIGVALMLVCYCTAKKRHYVSVTERPKFSTVWKAFREAFWALLVPVIILGGIYGGIFTPTEAAVVAVVYSVLIGKFVYKELDGKTLYECLRTTGLINGATEFMIGLSMAFASYLAMAQIPAHIASWMTSLAHSPFILLMVINVFLLVIGCFVDNIAAVIILTPILLPVVKTIGIDPIHFGLIITVNLACGFISPPYGINLFVASAISGESIEDISKAILPSFFAMVVCLLLFTYFPIFTMGLLNVLR, from the coding sequence ATGGAAGCGGTTATTCTCTTCTCTCTGCTTATCGTAACGATCGGCCTGAGTATCCCGATCGGCATCACGCTCGGCCTCTCTACCGGCATCGCCATGTGGCTCACTTCGGATATCCCGATGGTGATGCTCGCGCAGAAGTCGGTCACGGGTCTCGATTCTTTCCCGCTGCTCGCCATTCCCTTTTTCATCCTCGCGGGGGCGCTGATGTGCAACGGCGGTATTTCGCGCCGTCTTGTGAATCTCGCCGAGAGTCTCGTCGGTTATATCACGGGCGGCCTGGCGATGGTCACGGTGCTCGCATGTATGTTTTTCGCGGCAATTTCCGGCTCGGGACCGGCCACTGTCTCGGCGATCGGCTCTTTTATGATCCCATCGATGAAGGAGCGCAAGTATGACGCGGGCTTCGCGGCGGCGATAACCGCGGCTGCGGGAACTATCGGCGTCATCATCCCGCCCTCCATCCCATTTGTCATTTACTGTATCGTCGCGCAGTGTTCGATCGGCGATATGTTTATCGCGGGGATCGTCCCCGGCGTCATGATCGGCGTCGCGCTGATGCTGGTCTGTTACTGTACGGCGAAGAAGCGCCATTATGTGAGCGTTACGGAACGCCCGAAGTTCTCCACGGTGTGGAAGGCATTCAGAGAAGCCTTCTGGGCGCTGCTGGTGCCGGTCATCATCCTCGGCGGCATCTACGGCGGCATCTTCACGCCCACGGAGGCGGCGGTAGTCGCCGTCGTATACTCGGTGCTCATCGGCAAGTTCGTCTATAAGGAGCTCGACGGAAAGACTCTCTATGAGTGTCTGCGCACGACGGGGCTCATCAACGGCGCGACGGAGTTTATGATCGGACTTTCGATGGCCTTTGCCAGTTACCTCGCGATGGCGCAGATACCGGCGCATATCGCCTCGTGGATGACGAGCCTCGCCCACAGCCCCTTCATCCTGCTGATGGTGATAAACGTCTTCCTGCTGGTGATCGGCTGCTTCGTGGACAACATCGCAGCGGTGATAATCCTCACGCCGATCCTGCTGCCGGTGGTAAAGACAATCGGTATAGACCCCATCCACTTCGGACTGATAATCACCGTCAACCTGGCCTGCGGCTTCATCTCGCCGCCCTATGGTATAAACCTCTTCGTCGCCTCCGCCATCTCCGGCGAGAGCATCGAGGATATCTCAAAGGCCATTCTGCCGTCGTTCTTCGCGATGGTCGTCTGTCTGCTGCTATTCACATACTTCCCCATCTTTACTATGGGGCTGCTTAATGTACTGAGATAA
- a CDS encoding TRAP transporter small permease — MTVKKFLDNFEEYFCVWTMAIMTILVFIQVVMRYVFSNSLSWSEELARFIFLWLSWIGASYAVKERSHFRVEMFANMIKGSCRRFFEYFVLVVWFVFSFILTWLGTELVVFIYDTGQSSAAMDIPMTWPYASVPVGCGLMCIRLLIEMYKIYKGEPVGSEKEQEELEEMI; from the coding sequence ATGACCGTCAAAAAGTTTTTAGATAATTTCGAGGAGTATTTCTGCGTCTGGACTATGGCCATTATGACCATTCTCGTCTTTATCCAGGTTGTTATGAGGTATGTCTTCTCAAACTCTCTCTCTTGGAGCGAGGAGCTCGCCCGGTTTATTTTCCTCTGGCTTTCCTGGATCGGCGCAAGTTACGCCGTTAAGGAACGCAGCCATTTCCGCGTGGAGATGTTCGCCAATATGATCAAGGGCAGCTGCCGCAGGTTTTTTGAGTATTTTGTTCTGGTGGTCTGGTTTGTCTTCAGTTTTATTCTCACCTGGCTCGGGACTGAACTCGTCGTCTTTATTTATGACACAGGGCAGTCTTCCGCCGCCATGGATATCCCCATGACCTGGCCATATGCCTCCGTACCCGTCGGCTGCGGCCTGATGTGTATCCGCCTGCTTATTGAGATGTACAAGATTTATAAGGGCGAACCGGTGGGCTCGGAGAAGGAACAGGAAGAATTGGAGGAGATGATATAG